In Anopheles arabiensis isolate DONGOLA chromosome 2, AaraD3, whole genome shotgun sequence, the genomic window TGCCGGCGGTGCTGAACACACCGTACGGAAGGTTCTCCAGCGGGAAATCGCTTCCCTGCGGCACAGTAACAAACGACATGGTTCGGCCGGGCGTCGACGGGTTCGTGGATAGCTCCGGTAGCAAAGACGACGGGCACGGAATGCAGACACAAAGCACTGTGACGAGTGTCGCTAACGACGGCAAGCGGGGAAGAGCCAACGTTTCGTATGCTACCTCGCGATAGCGCTCACGGTCGATAACTAATTCCGTTCCGGTGTGGTTCTACGCCCCAAACCAGAACAGAAAGCCTGCCGCGCGTGCGGGTGGAGGGGAGCACGATCGAGCCCATGTTTACGGCGCCGACCGTGCGACCGGTTATGGTGGTGTTTGTGAGATCACTCCACCGCATcgtggaatgtgtgtgtgtgtgtttttttctaatactcatgctgtttgtttgtcgcATGGGAACAACAATGTTTTAGACTGGAACGCAGCGCAACCGGAGATAACGGCGGCTGCTGCGGATGCCTCATTTGCATTCTCGCTCTCTTGTCGTTTCGGAGGCTTGTCCGGACAGGGACAGGGGGAACGATATCTCgatttcaattgaaaatacTTTATAAATGATTAATAGTAAAGTAAGATgatacaaatttaaaaaacagaaaaagataatgattttaaaaagAATAATGCAACACAAATTTCTTTCAAGGTGTAAGTATCCTCAGGAGAAGCTTACTGTTTCGCAGCATTCAAAGCGCCACTAATTGAAAGCTCCtggtttttttccctttccaaCTTCCAACTGCGCCCGGATACTACCCCGATGCTATGGATCAACCCTACATAGCGGCAGCGTGGTGTTGTTTCGCGTACTCCCACATCAACAAGGCTGCCGTTTCGGGAACGGTTAGCAACCGTTTAGCCCCAATCGGCGGTATGTACACATTCAGGACCGCGTGTGGAAATCTCTCCAGCAGGCTGCAAGgggagcgagaaaaaaaaacataactcTCAAgtagaaaaataacaaacaccaccaacagcacatGTTACGTACTTTAGTACAAGCACACACTTTTTGGGCAACTGTAGCTGATGGAGCGGTGTGCTCTGGGGGGTTTCCGTGTGTTTGACGTTCACTAGCGTGTAACCTTTGTCCTGCAAGTCCCACAGATATGAGTACACATTGTGGGCCTTCAGTTCACGCACCGTTTGCCACTGTTCGACGGACGCGCTACGCATCTTGAACTGCTTGCTGTCAAGATCTTGCAGCGAGTTGATGAACAGCTGCTTGATTCCAAAGCGTTTGCCCATTCTGGCAAGGTCCGCCAGATCGGGCACATTGGTAACGTTACTGGCTACCACGTACAATCCTTTGGAAGcttcctgcaaaaaaaaagaatgtaaaTATACATGAACACTGCGCAATCAACTTCAGCTCAGCAGCGTTTTGTTTAACCGACCCTCTTTTGCTGCGAATTGTACAACCGATACGGCAGCTCAAGCATCAGATCTTGACGCGGATCCAACCGCTTCAGCGGCACGATCGCATGCTCTGGCGGGACGAAGTAGCCCGTCCAGTCTGTCGGTTGGTAAGGCACACGGTTGGTTTCCACCACTTCCCGCGGCAGTTTCTGCACCCGCATTGCTTTGCCGAGGAATTTTTCGCCGAGTCCATCAAGCAGCTGAACGCATGCCTTCAGCAGCGCCGTCCCTGCGACGTCCTCGGCCGGTACACCGGCCGCCTTCGGTATGTTGTGAAACACGTTCTCGAACGTTAGCAAACAGTTGCTGTCAAGTTGGAATCGAACGTCCCGCAGTATCCGTGTAACGTGCGGCTTAATGTTAGTCTGCTGATGGGATTGTTTGAACATGGTGTACATTTGCTTGAACTGCGGCTTATCCGCACGTGGAAACCGTGCCAGCAGCTTGCTTATAGTGATCTGTGCCCACAAGCCAATGGTGAAGCTTTCGGCCATCGTCCAGGGCATTAACAAATAGATAGACTGATTATTGAGCGTCTTATCGCGACAGCAGCGCAGCCAGAGGATGCCGCAGATCGACTCTATGCCGGCCGGCGTCACCTTCCCGTCCTTGAGCGAGTTGGCGATGGCCAGCGTGCTAATCTCGCTGTCCACCACGATCAGCTCGAGCAGACGCTGTATGCAGGTCGGGTTCGCTTCGTACAGCAGTGCCTTCAGCAGGACGTCCGGTTTACTGCAGCCCGCGATGGACACCGCTATGCACAGCGCTTGCGCCGCCCAAAGCTTCTGCAGAGGGTAGATCTCGAAGCGATGTACGTGATGCATAACCAGTTTAGATTCCGTGAAGTATTGCATTAGGTTTTCTTCCACCCTGGGCACCAGTCTGTTAAAAGCACCGTCTTCGAAATGGTTGAACCGATGGAGAAACAAACTGCACATCACGCGAACCATACGCCCATCCGCTTGGTAGCGTTTTTTCAACCTACAAAACAAGGGCAATGTTGCTTGTCAATgtgtaattaaaataaaataatgtttttattgatgcaaCTTACGGTACGTCCAAACCAAACCGTTTTATCACATCCACTTCTTGGCTGCTGAACATGAAACAAGAATACGAATTGAGTAACACTTTCAAGTCGTAGTAGGGAAATTAGCAGTACATACCTAGCATCACGCATTGGTCCCTTACCAAAGATCATGCCCTGTGCtaaaattttgataattatCCAATCACAATAGTGGAAAAAATCGTCCGGAAAGCCGTCCAGGCATTCCAGCACAATAAGCGGCAGTTcgttggtggtgctggtgcccTGCTCGAAAAACATGGACACGTAGTTTAGAACAAAGTCAGGAATATACACATCGTCATATTCCATGTTCTCCGCACAGAATGGATCGAGcagcattttcacaaattttgaCATCAGTGTCAGGAAGTGGTCCTCCGATTGGTGGTGGGTTAAAATTTTCTCATAGCAGCGATCGATCATATTCACTCGGTTGAAGTTTCGGTAACATTCTTCTCCTATTTTCATGCAGTCCGCGTAAAGCAGCTCAACCGCCAGCGTTAACACGTCGacgttacagggtttcccacgatttattggtcagttcccatgatttattggtgcgttcccacgattttttggtcgtatcctatagatttttggttcgttcccatattttattggtattttccaattggatatcaatacaattggaccaacaaattctgggaaacgaccaaaaaatcgtgggaacgcaccaaaaaaatatgggaacccaccaaaaattgatgggaaccaaccaataaatcgtgggaaaccctgtatcgaTCTCAAACAAGATGTGCAGTCCCGACCAATGCTCTTCCGTGTCGTATATCTCAATGAAATTCTGCTCATGCTGGCGATAGTTGAGGTGAATTTCCACAACCATTGCATACACTTGATCGGTCGTTGGCGCTTCCCCCACACCGCGACGATCGAGACTGTTTTTGAGCTCTTGAACGGATACGGACTCGAAGAAAAGAGAAGCCACTATACAACAGTCCTCGTGCCATGCGATCAGATGTGTTAGCTGTATCGTTTCTATCGCCCTTGCATGGTCTGCGTAGTCGAAGCTTTGCAACCGTTCATCTACGAATGCTTGCAATTCCTTCATCAGCCTCATCATACCGCTCAAATTTGGCGGATAATCAAATTTCCTCTTGTCAACTGCTTCCTGCAGAGCGATCAGCTGCTCACGCACAGCGAATGCTTGCTGCGGTATACGTTCGCCTGCTTCCTGCGCCTGTCTGATGCTGTCCACCGCAGATTGAAAGTTTTTGCAAATGCTATCAAATACGCTGTTAACTAATTCGGGCATATGTCCCAACAGCTTGCAACAAACGGAAATATTCGATTCCAGCATATGGCTACTCAACTCAAGGCAAGCGTATAGGCTGTTTTTAGCTCTTTGTACCAGCACCTGCTCGATGAGAAAAGTGTCCGCAGGGCTGACCCTTCCCCAGTGCGGCTCCAGGGCATCATTCGTTAGGCGGTCCAGGAACAAGCTGCCATCCGGACTGCGAAAGTGTTCCTGGGTGATGGCGAACATTGGGGTAAGCTTCTGCATTTCCGCGACTACGGCCAGCAGAACGGCCGCATCGGTCGTCGGTTCGGCAAGCTGATTGACACaatgcaccagcagcacaaaGGCCGCGAAGCGCAGGGGCAAGTTTTTAATATCATGGCATACTTTAGCGCAGCTCGTAAGCGATCGTATCGTTGCTGCCGTTTCCTGCCTGCGTTTGCATTTCGATGCCAGCTTGAACGTCCTTTGGTGCACTACGCTGACGATGCAATGGAACGCGACCGGGTTCCATGAGAGTTCCGGTATTGTTTGCAATAGATAATCGTACGCTTCCTGTGTGTCGTAGTACTTGCCCAGCTTGTCAATCACACCTTTCGGCACACTACCACCGTCCGCCAGTGGCGCTCGGTTTAAGCCGTCCAACAGTCGCTTTTCCATCTCCGCCTCCGTGGCGTTGAACTTGCGATACTTCAAAAAATAGTCGTGAACATGCATTACCACCTGGCCGTTGGTGTGGTCCAGGAGCAAACGGAACAGAACAGTTTTCCACTCCCAGGGCAGCAGGACCAACAGCTTTTCGATCTGTTCCATCGGCACTGCTAGTTTGAATTCGTCCAGCCTCTCCAGTACGGCAACAATCGATTGCCACGCATCGCAGCATTTCTCCCACTCTGGCCACCAGGCAAAGTACTGTCCGGTAAAACTCATTTCGCAGTGCATCGCGTAACCGATGGCGTGCCGGAGAATGGCTACGGCTTCCATTCGACACACGGCGTCCCTGCTGACCAACGCCTCGAACACGACCAACCACAGGTGATCTAGCTGCAATGCGCTCAGTATGTCCGCTTTCCTGTCGCCCGTACACCGCAACAACGCTTCTAGCAGCTCACGCAGCAGAAACACTTTCCGTTCAATCGGGTGCGCCGGACTGCGCATCTCGGACAGCCACTGTTCGACCAGATCGGGATTCAGTTCCATCATCGTTTGCAGACATGCCAACGCTTTCGTGCGCATCACCCTCGAGTCCGACTGCAACCGGCGCACCATGTCCGCACCGTTAGCTCGGTTGCAGATGGCAACCAGCTCGGGAAGCTCTTGTGCTAGGATGAGAAACGTTTGCAACACATCATAGTAGACCGGCGTTGCGTGCAGCTCCCGCTCGAACCGATCCACAAACGTTGTCAGCTCCCGGATCACGATCTGCAGATCGGACTCGAGCAGTGCCGTCAGCGCTAGGGCGCTCAAAGTCCAGCGGAGTGAATCGCTATCCCCTTGCAGGCGGTCGTGGTTGCCGTCCACGAGCGACAGGATAGTTTGCAGGTTAACGCCATGCAGCAGCGAGGCGGGTAGTTTTCCCCGCTGCTTCATCAGCAGCGCGTACACCAGGGCTTCGAGCGATGGTTTGTGCAGATTGTGCACATTCTGCAGGAAGATTTGCTCGCTCTGTGCGAGCTGTATCAGCTGCTCGTGCGCTTCCGTATCGGTTGTGCATAAATCTTGCACAAATTTTGATTGGAAGGTCATTTTAGGGTGAGATTCGATGCGACGTAGTTGCTTTGCTTTGAACGACTGTCGGTGCAGCACTTGCCCAATGGGACAGAAGTAGAAAGCTTGGAGCATGTGGTATGGCAAACAAGCATGCCCATCACTAAGCCATGATGACAAACAGGGATGACAAGTCCGGATGGGATGGCGACACGGAATGATAATCCGGTGCGAGGTGCACCATCCCTATTGCACGGCAAACAGGATACGACAGGTTGAGTTGGTACGAGGACATCAAGCGAAGCGGAGCAAAGTAGAATACCACAACTGGCGACGAGGTTAAAACGGTGAACAAAAGAAAGTGATTGAGTGAAATTgtggaaagaaaggaaaaaaaccaaagGTTAATAATAAATGTAGTAGTTGTGAATGTCCAAAGTGTAACTGTGTCCTAGTTTATGTGTTATGATCATCTGCAGGAGAGCGAATGATCAGAAAGAAAGGGTCGCCGGAGGGCATGcttagaaacacacacacatgcaaatgCGTGGATCGCAAGACATGAAATGAAAGCCGGAGTGCACGAGTTAGAAGCATACACATGCAAATGCGTGGATCGCAAGCAAACAATGAATgccggagaaaaaaaacacacttgaAACTGCGTGGATCGCTAGCTAACAAGGAATGCCGGAGAGCATTTATTAGAAATATGATTTCTTGCCGGAGCGCAAActacacgaaaaaaaaaaagaatctgTCGgagaacagaaaagaaaatggaGAAAGGGTCAGATgggtttagaaaaaaaaaaaacaaaatgggtGGACGAACAAAAGAATGAGCACATGTGCTAATAATGTATAATGGTTTCAAGGAATGGACACTTGGAACAtttctcatttcctttttAGGTCGATGGATCGGAATTCTATCAGAAGCGAATGGGTTAAGTACAAAAGAAATTTTGACTTCATCATTGCGGCAACCGAAGAGAAGAACAGAACTAAGATACGAAACATTTTCTTGGCAAGGGCGGGACCAGATGTGCAGGAAATCTTTGCCACTATACCAGGCGCGGATGTAAAGGAAGACGCGAGCCAAGGTATTGATCCTTATAATGTGGCTATTCAAAAGTTGGACGAATACTTTTGTCCCAAGCAGCACGAGGTTTTTGaacggaatcaattctggacaCTAAAGCCGGAGCAGGGTGAAACGATTGAACAGTTCACGTTCAGGTGTCAAAGTTTGGCCCAAAAGTGTTGTTTCGGCAAGACTGAAGAGGAAGCTAGAGCGAATAGTGTCATCGATAAAGTAATATTATTCGCGCCAAATGaactaaaagaaaaattgttaCAACATAAAGCGATGAATGTAGAACAAATGATTCAAGTAGTTAGCTCGTACGAATCAGTTAAAAGGCAGGCACGAGAAATACTTGCACCAGGAAAAGTCGAAACAAGGGACTATAATGCAAGCGAACAGGTTAACCGTGTGGTTCCGGCCAAGAGAGAGTGTTTCAGATGCGGGAAAAAGGATCAT contains:
- the LOC120897525 gene encoding uncharacterized protein LOC120897525 isoform X2 yields the protein MTFQSKFVQDLCTTDTEAHEQLIQLAQSEQIFLQNVHNLHKPSLEALVYALLMKQRGKLPASLLHGVNLQTILSLVDGNHDRLQGDSDSLRWTLSALALTALLESDLQIVIRELTTFVDRFERELHATPVYYDVLQTFLILAQELPELVAICNRANGADMVRRLQSDSRVMRTKALACLQTMMELNPDLVEQWLSEMRSPAHPIERKVFLLRELLEALLRCTGDRKADILSALQLDHLWLVVFEALVSRDAVCRMEAVAILRHAIGYAMHCEMSFTGQYFAWWPEWEKCCDAWQSIVAVLERLDEFKLAVPMEQIEKLLVLLPWEWKTVLFRLLLDHTNGQVVMHVHDYFLKYRKFNATEAEMEKRLLDGLNRAPLADGGSVPKGVIDKLGKYYDTQEAYDYLLQTIPELSWNPVAFHCIVSVVHQRTFKLASKCKRRQETAATIRSLTSCAKVCHDIKNLPLRFAAFVLLVHCVNQLAEPTTDAAVLLAVVAEMQKLTPMFAITQEHFRSPDGSLFLDRLTNDALEPHWGRVSPADTFLIEQVLVQRAKNSLYACLELSSHMLESNISVCCKLLGHMPELVNSVFDSICKNFQSAVDSIRQAQEAGERIPQQAFAVREQLIALQEAVDKRKFDYPPNLSGMMRLMKELQAFVDERLQSFDYADHARAIETIQLTHLIAWHEDCCIVASLFFESVSVQELKNSLDRRGVGEAPTTDQVYAMVVEIHLNYRQHEQNFIEIYDTEEHWSGLHILFEIDNVDVLTLAVELLYADCMKIGEECYRNFNRVNMIDRCYEKILTHHQSEDHFLTLMSKFVKMLLDPFCAENMEYDDVYIPDFVLNYVSMFFEQGTSTTNELPLIVLECLDGFPDDFFHYCDWIIIKILAQGMIFGKGPMRDASQEVDVIKRFGLDVPLKKRYQADGRMVRVMCSLFLHRFNHFEDGAFNRLVPRVEENLMQYFTESKLVMHHVHRFEIYPLQKLWAAQALCIAVSIAGCSKPDVLLKALLYEANPTCIQRLLELIVVDSEISTLAIANSLKDGKVTPAGIESICGILWLRCCRDKTLNNQSIYLLMPWTMAESFTIGLWAQITISKLLARFPRADKPQFKQMYTMFKQSHQQTNIKPHVTRILRDVRFQLDSNCLLTFENVFHNIPKAAGVPAEDVAGTALLKACVQLLDGLGEKFLGKAMRVQKLPREVVETNRVPYQPTDWTGYFVPPEHAIVPLKRLDPRQDLMLELPYRLYNSQQKREASKGLYVVASNVTNVPDLADLARMGKRFGIKQLFINSLQDLDSKQFKMRSASVEQWQTVRELKAHNVYSYLWDLQDKGYTLVNVKHTETPQSTPLHQLQLPKKCVLVLNLLERFPHAVLNVYIPPIGAKRLLTVPETAALLMWEYAKQHHAAAM
- the LOC120897525 gene encoding uncharacterized protein LOC120897525 isoform X1, coding for MTFQSKFVQDLCTTDTEAHEQLIQLAQSEQIFLQNVHNLHKPSLEALVYALLMKQRGKLPASLLHGVNLQTILSLVDGNHDRLQGDSDSLRWTLSALALTALLESDLQIVIRELTTFVDRFERELHATPVYYDVLQTFLILAQELPELVAICNRANGADMVRRLQSDSRVMRTKALACLQTMMELNPDLVEQWLSEMRSPAHPIERKVFLLRELLEALLRCTGDRKADILSALQLDHLWLVVFEALVSRDAVCRMEAVAILRHAIGYAMHCEMSFTGQYFAWWPEWEKCCDAWQSIVAVLERLDEFKLAVPMEQIEKLLVLLPWEWKTVLFRLLLDHTNGQVVMHVHDYFLKYRKFNATEAEMEKRLLDGLNRAPLADGGSVPKGVIDKLGKYYDTQEAYDYLLQTIPELSWNPVAFHCIVSVVHQRTFKLASKCKRRQETAATIRSLTSCAKVCHDIKNLPLRFAAFVLLVHCVNQLAEPTTDAAVLLAVVAEMQKLTPMFAITQEHFRSPDGSLFLDRLTNDALEPHWGRVSPADTFLIEQVLVQRAKNSLYACLELSSHMLESNISVCCKLLGHMPELVNSVFDSICKNFQSAVDSIRQAQEAGERIPQQAFAVREQLIALQEAVDKRKFDYPPNLSGMMRLMKELQAFVDERLQSFDYADHARAIETIQLTHLIAWHEDCCIVASLFFESVSVQELKNSLDRRGVGEAPTTDQVYAMVVEIHLNYRQHEQNFIEIYDTEEHWSGLHILFEIDNVDVLTLAVELLYADCMKIGEECYRNFNRVNMIDRCYEKILTHHQSEDHFLTLMSKFVKMLLDPFCAENMEYDDVYIPDFVLNYVSMFFEQGTSTTNELPLIVLECLDGFPDDFFHYCDWIIIKILAQGMIFGKGPMRDASSQEVDVIKRFGLDVPLKKRYQADGRMVRVMCSLFLHRFNHFEDGAFNRLVPRVEENLMQYFTESKLVMHHVHRFEIYPLQKLWAAQALCIAVSIAGCSKPDVLLKALLYEANPTCIQRLLELIVVDSEISTLAIANSLKDGKVTPAGIESICGILWLRCCRDKTLNNQSIYLLMPWTMAESFTIGLWAQITISKLLARFPRADKPQFKQMYTMFKQSHQQTNIKPHVTRILRDVRFQLDSNCLLTFENVFHNIPKAAGVPAEDVAGTALLKACVQLLDGLGEKFLGKAMRVQKLPREVVETNRVPYQPTDWTGYFVPPEHAIVPLKRLDPRQDLMLELPYRLYNSQQKREASKGLYVVASNVTNVPDLADLARMGKRFGIKQLFINSLQDLDSKQFKMRSASVEQWQTVRELKAHNVYSYLWDLQDKGYTLVNVKHTETPQSTPLHQLQLPKKCVLVLNLLERFPHAVLNVYIPPIGAKRLLTVPETAALLMWEYAKQHHAAAM